Below is a window of Pleurodeles waltl isolate 20211129_DDA chromosome 4_1, aPleWal1.hap1.20221129, whole genome shotgun sequence DNA.
taacgcaaagtaggtgtccacgctaaaaaatgacgcaaactccatggactttggcgctagacgcgtctaacgccagagtataaatatggagttcgttttgcgttaaaaaaaacaacgcaaattcggcgcaaacggagtataaatatggccctttgtatttTCTTCATTCCGACTAGTCAGGTCTTCCATCTTCTGCTTTTTAACATCTGGTATTTGAATGTttcacatatttgtaattttgtcaTTACAAATAACTGCACATTTCTGCTCCTGTGTAAGTCCACAGATGGGCCATTATTATTGTTGATGTACTTAAATTCTTGCCAAGTTTGCTGCATCTCCATAAATTAGTTTTCTGTCTGTTCAGTGATAATGTGTATTCGCTGATGTTTTTGTAGGTTTGATAATTGACTAATGCTGTTCAGACATTAACTGCAATGGTATGTTTTTTTCctctgtgtgtttgctgatgatttcGGAGAGATGATAACAAACTGAAGCTTTTTACACATTCGCTACATTtgaatggtttttctcctgtgtgtgttctttgatgtgtCCTCAATGTTGCGGAACAACAAAAACTACTTgtgcattcactgcaatggtaaggtttttcccctgtgtgtgttcgctgatgttgtTTTAGGCTTGATAAtaaactaaagctcttcacacattcactgcatttgaatggcttttccccAGTGTGGATTCgctgatgtctttggaggtgtgaTAAAGAACTAAAGCTCTTtctacattcactgcaatggtacgtttttccccagtgtgtgatCGCTGATGTTGTTGTAAGGTTGATAACtggctaaagctcttcacacattcactgcaatggtatggtttctcccctgtgtgtgttcggtgATGTTTTTGGAGATCTGGTAAAtgactgaagctcttcacacattcattacaatggtatggtttctcccccgtgtgtgttcgctgatgtctttggaggtgtgaTAAATAACTAAAGCTCTTTCCACACTCACTGCAATGGTACGTTTTtttccctgtgtgtgttcgctgatgttgttttagggctgataactgactaaagctcttcacacattcactgcacttcaaGGGCTTTTCTCCAGTGTGTGTTTTCGCTGATGAATCTTTAATGATAAAGGGTGACTAAAACTAgtgacacattcactgcacttgaatggtttttcccctgtgtgggtTCGTTGATGGCTTTGTAAGCTTGATAGTTGACtacagctcttcacacattcactgcacttgaagggCTTTTCCCCAGTGTGGATTCGGTGATGTCTTCGGAGATTTGATAACCGcctgaagctcttcacacattcactgcacctgaatggcttttcccccgtgtgtgttcgctgatgtctttgtaGTTTCGATAaacgactaaagctcttcacacattcactgcacctgaatggcttttcccctgagtGTGTTCGCTGATGGTATTTTAGGTGTATTGATTGACTAAAGctatttccacattcactgcacttgaatggcttttcccctaaGTGGGTTTGTTGATGTTGTTTTAGGAATGATAACTCCCTAAAGCTTTTCAGACATTCACTGCAATAATGTGTTTTTTCTACTCTGGGTGTTCGTTGATGACCTTTTAAGGGTGCTGATTGATTGACACATTCAGTGTATTTTTATTTTCCACATTTGTATGTTTGCTGCGGGTGCTTAAGTTCTGATGACAAACAAAAGCTCTTGTCGCATGTGTATGATTTTTCTTTCTTGGTTAGTGTCTCGGAGTCTGGTATATATTTATCTAAATTCCATGCCTGTGATTCCTGAAAGGCCAACATGGCTGATAAAGCACTTGTGTAATTCTCacattgcctgtatgtgtgtggtattttgGACATTCGATTTCCTGTTTAAATAAAGTAGATTGAGCAATAAATTCTTATCACATGCATAATATGTGTGAGGATTTTTGGGGGTGATTTTGTCTTTACATTAGATAATGGTTTTGCACACTTGCAGGTAAACATTCATCCCCCTTCTGGTCAATTCAAATTGGGCAGCACTCTGTATTTTAGACAGCAGAACTTTTCTTTCCTTTGCCCTTCAGTTGTCTGGCTCCATTGTGCCTTTCTCTGGTTGCTGTGGTTTGGCCACAAAGAGTTTACAATACACCTAGAGGAGTGAATAGGGGTCTGTTTTCATTTTAGGGACAGAGCACTGCTGTAAACACATCACACTGATCTCAAGATCAACCCTAGTATTGTGCACATGTTTACACATGAGGAAGTTTGTCAGTGTTGTTGCCTTAGTTTTCTAGAGGTCATTTCTTAGTCTTGTGGTGTGCAGGTGCACAGGTCTGACTCTTACATTCACTGAAAGGCTCTTGACTGCTTCTTCCAGGATCCCCCAGTTTTGTTCAGGTTCCTCTCTCTCCGACAGCAATAATGTTTTT
It encodes the following:
- the LOC138286901 gene encoding zinc finger protein 436-like, yielding MNEPSTVDQLKRRTVTGASRRQWEDKRVQLEKRPAKDEVLWIHPRLPITPGAALKPQSPAMSRAIRGFLNYEPRAGSGSKRTQGEGTPREWESEGKATPLKGHQRTPRVEKTHYCSECLKSFRELSFLKQHQQTHLGEKPFKCSECGNSFSQSIHLKYHQRTHSGEKPFRCSECVKSFSRLSKLQRHQRTHTGEKPFRCSECVKSFRRLSNLRRHHRIHTGEKPFKCSECVKSCSQLSSLQSHQRTHTGEKPFKCSECVTSFSHPLSLKIHQRTHTGKKTYHCSECGKSFSYLSHLQRHQRTHTGEKPYHCNECVKSFSHLPDLQKHHRTHTGEKPYHCSECRKSFSSLSHLQRHQRIHTGEKPFKCSECVKSFSLLSSLKQHQRTHTGEKPYHCSECTSSFCCSATLRTHQRTHTGEKPFKCSECVKSFSLLSSLRNHQQTHRGKKHTIAVNV